In Candidatus Saccharimonadales bacterium, the genomic window CGCGTCGGCGCCGATCTGTGTACGGTCGGTTTGCCCGACGTCCGCGTAAGATGCGGTAATGGTCGGGTTGCCGGCTGGCGTAAACGCCGTTGTCTGGTTTTTGGCGTTATAGCCCATATTTACCCCGCGGCCGAGCCAGGTTTGGTTGCCGGCGGTGTCAAACGTACCCCAAGGATTGCCGGTTGCGGTCACGATATGGTTCGAGACATTGAAGCCGTACAGCGAGCTATAATTACCGTTTTTAGAATGTTGTGTCCGGTTGCCGTTGGCGTCATAGGCATAGGTATAGCTGTTCGCACCGGCACCGACGCCGTTTACAGCTGTCAGCCTATTAAGCCCGTCATATACGTAGTTACTCGTCCGACCAAGGAGGTTGTTGGTTTCGGACTGAAGCAAGTCGGAATCTTTGTTGGCTGTAGTGGTATATGATCCGGTGAAGTGCGTTAGCACGGTTGCGCCCTTCATAGCTTTTATTGACGTTTTTCGTCCGGCATTGTCGTATGTCATCGTCTGCGTGATACCGCCGGGCAACGTCATGGCTGTCATGCGCCCATCAGTAAAGGTAGCCGTCTGTGTCGCGCCGTTGCTAGATTGGTTAATACTTGCCAGCTGATTAGCATTGTCGTAAGTGTACGTAGTTGTTCCGGCAGGACCAACTTCGGTCAATAAGTTTCCGGCTGCATCATACGTATAGTTTAGGCCTGGTCTGTTCGGCTGCCCGAGGTAAACCACCCGATTAAAGACATCGTGAGTGTAAGTGGTCGTGCCTGACGCATCAATACGCTGTATCAAAGTCCCGTCGGCGTTATAGTCATAGTCAACGACCGAACCATCTTTGGCGTACGTAGCAACTGTGGGGCGATCGGCGTTATCGTAATCAATCGTGACTTTAGACCCCACGCCATCAGTGACAGTTTTCACGCGCGCTAGGTTGTCGTATGTATAGTCGGTTCGTCCCATTGGTCCGGGAGGTACGACCTGAATTAAGTTACCGTTAGTATCGTAAGAATACGTTGTCAAGTTGCCGCGCGGATCGGTCATAATGCAAAGCTGACCGTTCTTACCATTACAAGTAATTATGCCTCCTGAGCCGTTCGAATCGCCTTGATACTTGTATGTAGTGGTCGCCATGTGAGCGCCACTAGCACTCGCTTTTACTTCGCTGGTCACACTCTTGTTGGTATTGTAGGTGTACGTGGTGGTATTTCCCGCTGAGTCTATAGCCTTTGATGGTAGGTGTGGATGAGTAGTATTGTTATATTCATAGGTAGATTTAGAGCCGGCAACTCCACCGGTTGTCGTAGGATTCTGTCTGGCTGTAAGATTATTAAGCGTATCAAAAGTTGCTGTCTTAATTTGAGCAGATGGGTCTTTGATGGCTGTCTGATTATTGTTAGCATCCCAGGTAGCACCTCGGCTTTCACCAACTGCATCTATGATATCTATCACCCGTCCTCCAGCGTCATAGGAGTACGTCGTATTGTGGCTTAGCGGATCGCTCACAACTGTATTGTTCGTGTTATACGTGTAGTTATATTCCGCAACGGCAGTCGTATAGTCTGCATATTTGATTTTGGTGACCCGGCTAGCCGCGTTATACACAATGGTTGTCGTCTTACCACTCGGCGTATCAATCTGGTTCAGTCCGTAATCGTTCGGGAAGTAGAACAGCTTCCACACACCACCCATAGTGTCAGTCAGACCAGTCAGCTTGCCACTAGTATACGTATAATTGACTGTCCGTCCTGCTGGATCGGTAATAGTACCGATATTAGTACCTGAGTAATTCGTAAACGTCGTTATCTTCCCTTGCGCGTCGGTCGCCGACGCCAGCGTGCCATTAGTATTATAGGCATAGGTAAGCTCTAGTCCTGCAGCGTCAGTATGCTTGATTTGCTTGCCTGCCGCATTAAAGATGTAAAATTCGCCAGTTTTATTGAAGGTCAGTTTCCAGCCACCACCAGTAACTACACTTAACTTTGCCTCAGTATATGCGGCCGGGGTAGTGTATCCGCCGGCACCGTTGGAGAGAAATGTGACACGAAATCCAGATGGTCCTTGGTACGTGGCTGACCCATTGGCATTCGCCGTAATAGTAATATCTCCACCGATACTTAAAGTGCCGTTCATGCCCACCTGTCCTGAGCCACTGCCAAGATTGTTATAATAGCGGGTAATATTTAGGTCGGGACCAACGCTGGCTACTTTTAATTCCTCAGATTTCAGAATAAGGTTACCGTTAGCTACATTGACATCAATACCGACGCGGTCAGTTAATGGCCGAGATTGTAGTGTTTGGTAGGGTAAATCGCCGAGAACTAACGGCCCTATTGCCTGTACTCCAGTCTGGCTCGTAGTTAAGACTACTGCCGCTACAACAGTCAGTCCAAGGGTCATGAGAGATCCGATCGCGCGGTATGGATGCTTTACTATTGTTCTCGCCACACTGCCGTGCAATCGATAAACTTTATGTTTAGCAAATATCGCTCGATGCATTTTCCCACCTAACTGTACTGTTTAAATTGCTTACCTAATTTCAATATATTCCTGGTTACGCTTTAACGCAAACAGGCAATAAGTGACAGATATCACATTTGATTTTTTACGGTAATGAGTTAAAAAGTATTATCTAATAATGAACCAACATCTGCGCTTCCCGTATATCGGATGAACTAGTAGTTATTAGCGGATCATCGAGTGTAAATCGCGTTATTATTACTGAATATCCATTATAATAATAGGATCTAATGGTTCAAGATTTCTTGCTTCTCTGATACTAAACCTAGACACCACCAATCAACCACTCATCAATGCTCAATCATTGACTTTTCATAGCGCTTGTGGTAACATGCGCTTAGTTAACACATAACACACTAAAAATTTAAAACCACAAATATGCACATCATTGCCCACCGCGGCGCAAGCGGTTATCAGCCCGAAAACACTTTGGCCGCTTTCCAGAAAGCAATCTCACTTGGTGCCGACATCGTAGAACTTGATGTGTTTGTTCTGCGCACAGGCGAAGTCGTTGTCATGCACGATGATACCGTCGATCGCACCACAAACGGTAGGGGTAAAATCAGGGATTATAGCCTGGAAGCCGTGCGCAAACTCGACGCTGGGGCTGGCGAAAAAGTACCGCTACTAAGTGAAGTATTTGATCTTGTCCATAAAAGAGTCCGTATAAATATTGAGATGAAAGGCAGGGGCATAGCCCGGCCTGTCGCTGAGCTGATAGCCGTATACGTCGATGAAAAAGGCTGGAGCGACAGTCAGTTCATAGTATCGTCGTCTAATTATACTGAGCTGAGGCGCTTTGCACAGTTGCGCCCGACAGTGCGGATCGGGACGTTGTTCAGAGGCAGCCCTCCTTACAGACGCGTTTTGACGAACCGCGACTATGGTTTTTCTGCAAACCTAGCTTTGGCAAATGCAACGGCCCAAAGCATCCGAGAGGCTCACAATCGTGGTCTCAAAGTGTACGTATATACCGTGAACAGCAAGCGAGATGCTCAGCGCTTGCGGTCGCTCAAAGTTGACGGCGTGTTTACCGATTATCCCGATCGAATATTAGCCGCAGTCGCCTGATTATCGAGGTACTGTCGCCTGCTCGCTACTTTTGCTATCAATGAGATTGACAACCGCTTCTGCCATCCGGCGGGATAACGTCACTTTGCCGCCCACGATACTGACAAAATTATCGATGCCCTGTTCCGCATGGTCTAGTACATCATAAGAACGGCTAATAGACCGGGAGCTACGATTATTTCTGGTATCGTGTTTGTCCATAAGCGGCCGGACACCGGCATAGGCAAACCGGATCATTGCGTTTTTTAGGGCTGGGATCATCGTCACGCCTTCTCGCACCAATAGACTGATTTCTTCGGGCGTCGGTTCGCAGTTGTCTGGGTTGGCAATCACGCGTGATGTGGTACCCATGATACTTTGGCCCGCATGCGGAGCAAGCAGGTCGCCGTCACTTTCCGGACGGCAACGGTTGAGAACCGCCTTGTTGTATTCGCGCTCAAACATGACCATCGTGCCCTTGTCGTATATCATCGGTATCTCGAGACCGACCATCTCGGCTATCCGGTCTGCCCATACGCCGGCTGCGTTCACGACGTAGTCGCAGGCGACAAGCTCCTGAGTATCCGCCCCAATATCGCGCAGTATTACGGAGGAGATGCTGTTATGAGACTTTTTGAAGCCAGTCACAACATGGTTGGTCAGGAACGTAGCTGGCATATCCGCCTCTACTGCAGCTATGCGGTTCAGGCGCAACAACTCTACGCCGTCGATAAAGCCATCGGGGACAGTAAAAGCAGCTTTGAGAGATTTCGACAGATGCGGCTCGGCATGCAATGCTTGCTCAAGAGTCAGGCTTTTGACCTCTATACCGCTCTGTGCACAGGCGTGCATGATGGCATGGCTATGAGCAACTTCCTCATCGGTAAGCGCCACGAACATACCTCCTGTATCGGTGATAGCCGATGGTATCAGCCGCCGGAGCAACTGATTTTCCTGGAAACATTCCGCTGCCACTGCCGGGTCGCTGACCGCGTAGCGGGCTCCACTATGCAGGATCCCATGAAAATTGCCGCTCGTACCGCTTCCCAGCTCGCCGCCGTCTACCAGTACAACATCATAACCACGCGCGGCAGCATCCCTGGCAATACCGGTCCCCGTGGCACCACCGCCGATAATGACTATTCGCGGTGTTATTTTGCCCTTTTTATCTGATGTGGCCATGTCTATCAGTTTACCATTGCTCTGCAGCTTTCAGTTGGTTTAGACTCGACTAATACGCTTTATGGATTAACTTGTGAGCACACATAGCCCTTACCCTTCTAGAGTCATGCGCAAATTTTGTTCTCTATTATTTTGCAAATGTATACATATATTCGCAAAATTTAGAAAACAGGACCAAAAATATACAGCGCAAGGCAGTTGCGTATAATGCAGCTGCAAAGTCTTTACTTATAATTACAAAAGGAAGATAATGACAGCACCAATCGTTGTAATAAAACACTCAATATGAACACTATTTTGCAAATGCTCGGTCTTCGAACGCTATGTTGTAACACTAAAATGTTCGCGTGGCACCACGACAAGTTCTACTGTATTGGTTGCAAGCAGCCGATTCCACTGCGTCATCACCCATTAGCATAGCATCCACATGGGCGGTGCTATGACTTGCGCGTGCCAGTATCGTTACTATGAGCTTCCGTGTTTTGTGCCTTGAAGATAACTTTGCTGTACCAGAGGTAATTCCAGACCAGGCTGATACCGGTTGCCAGTAATTTCGGCAATAGCGTGCTGACGATTTCACTGTATGAGCCAAGCAAAGCACTTTGACCAGACAGAATGGGCTGTAATAGATGGTTGAAGCCGTATATTGCTAGAGTCTGCAGTACCCAGACACCGAACAACGTCACGACGATGAAGAGTGCGAAATTACGTACCGTCCACTGCCGCGTCTGAAATGTGTACCTGGAATTGAGTATGAAGCTAAAGACCAGCGCCGCACTCGTACCGAGTATGTTTGCAATGACTATCGACCCAGTAGCCTGGAAAACAGCATAGTATATACCGAAATCAACCAGCGTATTCAGTACGCCGATTACAGCAAACTTGGATTTTTGGTTCACAGTGCTTCCTGAGACTCCAGTGATCCAACGGCCGGAACGGTGTAGTAACCGACCTGGTAAACATAGAGCGTCAGGCCTGGCGAGTATGTCTTACGGCTGATCTGCTTAAAATTCGTGAGGTAATACTGATAGATCGTGTCTTCATAACCCTGATCCTGGCTGAGTAGCAGGTAGATGTAGCGGTGGTTTTTATTTAATTCCGCAACCTGACCCGGTAGCTTCGCCCTGTCGAATGCTGGTATTGAGCCGGCCTGCGAACGATTCCAGTTCGGAAGTGTCGCGATCTGTGCATCACCGCGGTAATAATACTCGAATGGATAAATGGTAAATGGTGCAGACAGGACGACCACATCCTGTGGCTGGATTGAACTATTAATATCCATGGCAGCTTGGCGATAATCTTCCTTGACCGGAGTACCGGAGCTGGTCGCCTGGACCGCCGAACCGGCGATTGTTGTTACGAATAGCAGCGCAACAACAAAGGCGGCGTACTTTTGGCGGTAGCGACTAAACAGATAAACGATCATGATGAGCACCGGCGGGACGATAGTCGCCATGTACCGGCTGAGGAACAGCGGTGTGATGACCAAACTAATGGTATACGCCAGTAGTACCGGAAGGATGCTGACTGTCGCTATAAATTTCAGTTCTGATGACAGACCACGACTGCGGCGCACCGCTACCAGGGCAATCAGCATGACAACTGGCCAGGCCGATAGGATGAGCGTGTTGACTGTATTGCTTTGAAACCCGAAAATAATCTGTGAAAATACGTTGAAAAAATCAACAGTCGAAGGTCGCGGCAGTTGCGGCCTGGTGCCGCTGGCTGAACCGAGCGAATAGACGTACATGAGCCACGGCAGCAAAGACAGTACGACGGCGACGGCGACGGCAATAAACTTTTTGAATGAACCGGGCTTAAATTGTTTACGATTGTAGAGGTAATAGAGGGCTTCGGCAGCCAGATTGAACATAAAAAAGTAGTGCGAATATGCGCCGATGATTGCCGTTAGTCCATACCAGAACCAGCCCTTGCCGGTTTTAAGAATCCGTAGATAGAACAATTGGTTGAGGGCTGTCACGAAAAGCAGCAGTGTATACATGCGGGCTTCACTGCCATACCAGCTGAGGAACGGTGAAAAACTGAAAAGCAACACGACGATTAGCGACCAATTCCGAGAGAGCACGTGTCGGCTGAGCAAATATATGACTGGCACGGTTGCCATGAAAAAGCCGAGTGACAGCAAACGTGCGGTTGTGACATCGCCACCGAATATCGTGATGACAAAATGCAGTATCAGGTGATACAGCGGCACGTGAACGTCACGGGCAACGACGTTCAGTACCCCGCCTAGCGAATGGCTACTCTGCCACAAGCTCTGTGACTCATCGAGCCGCAGGCTGAGATGCATGAAAAAGTAATAAGCAATGGCGGCAATCCCGGCCATGCAGCCAACGATGACAGCTGGCGTGAGCATAGTATCAAGCGCCCGGCGCCAGCGGCTAGTACTCGCGCTCGCATCGGTAGCTGTCGTTATGGCGGCCCGGTTCGGAGCATCAGTCTGTGTGCGCAACGGAGACTTCAGAATATTGGACTGCGTTTTTGATCGTTTTGTAGCTACATTTGTTTTTGACATTACGATTTTATCTTTCCAGCAGAAAGTGGCTTGTTAGTTTTCGTGAGTGATAGTCCGAAGAAATTCCGAACAAAATTCTGTGGTAAAGAAGCTGCAATAAACGGCAGAAACACAATGATTGTCACGACTGCCCACGATAAGTTGGCAATCAGCGAAGCGTCAAAACCTTCGCGTCGAATACCGACGATTATACCGACTATGGTCAGTGCAATGTAGATAAAGTGCGGAATAACCAGGTAGCTGAAATTACCTTGCTGCTGGCTTTTGGGAGTTACCGCAAAGGCTGTTTTCTGATTCAGCAGGACACCGACGATGGCCCGCAGCTGCAGATAGAACGAACTCAGTGAAAAGGCGATCGCCGCATAGGTGTACGTGAAGTTACTGCTCTTTTGCAAAGTGTACAGATTCAGGAATATGTATGGCAGGAATATCATCGCCACCGCCATCGTCTCAGTATTGATAGCCGTGATCCCGGTATACAAGAAAATGAGCGGAATCATCATATCAATGAGGACAATGACACCCGACAGATAGTAGCTCGCGGAGACAAGGTACTGGATACGCTGTGGGAACGTTAGTCCACGCATAAACAGCGGATTGTACTTGAAGATCACTTCGAGGCTACCGCGCGTCCAGCGGAACTGCTGCTTGTAGTAGCTTAGGAAATCTTCTGGTGCTAGGCCCTCGGCTAGGACCTTTGGTACGTATCGGCTGTGCCAGCCCTTAGCATGGATGAATAATGAAGTCAGGAAATCTTCGGCAATGTTGAATTCGCACATACCGCCCGCTTCCAGGATGGCCTCACGGCTGACGACCATATTAGTGCCACACATGAATGCTGAACCAGTGCGGTTTTTGCCTTTCATAATTGGACCGAAGAACAGCGTTTGCTGGTCCCAAGCGGTTTGGGTGACAAAGTTTACTTTCTGGTTGTGGTAGTACTGCGGCGTCTGGACGAAGCCCATGCGCTTGTCCTTGAAGTACCCCATGGTTTCCCGCAAGAATGATAGGTATGGTACATGGTCAGCATCGAAAACGACGAAGTACGGGCTCTTGGTTTCGCGCAGGCCATTGTTGATGTTACCGGCCTTGGCGCCGCCAGGAGTCCGGCGTGTAATGCTAGTGATGCCGAGCTCGTCAGCTAAGGCGTCGATTTCCTTCCAATTATCCTTCTTTGCGACGTAGCCATCATTCAGCAGAAATACTTTGAAGTTCGGATAGTCCATAGCTATGGCAGCGCGCGCCGTTTCCCGGACGATTTCAACCGGCTCGCCGCACACGGTGATGAAGACATCGACTGGTTTCGCAAAGCGCGGGTCGAAGGCTGGCTCCGGCGCTGAGCCCCAAACGGTGTAACAGTAGCCGATAACCTGGAATAGGTGGAATATTTCGCCAATGATCAGACCGGCAAACAGGACGTTGTTACCGTGCGAAAATCCAAAGGTAATCGCCAAAAAGTAGATAGTCGCCATAATGGCGTTCAACACGATAAGTTTTTTATCAGCAGTACCGTTCAGAAAGGCAGTTTGATCCTTTTGTATAGTTGCAGTCATGTTCGTTTCCTTAATAGTTTTCAAGGGCTAAATTCGGTAAATTATCAGTCATCAGGGCTATGCCAAACCACGCCCAGTTACTATCGTAGTAACTCAGGTTAGTTCGAGCTTTCTGGGTGTCGGGATTGTAGAGGGTCTGTAGTTTTTGCTGATATATTTCTTTTGCAGCCTCTGGCTGAACCAGCTTGAAGTAGCCAATTGACCCACCGTACATAGCGGGTGTTTCATAATTCCCGACAACTGTGCCGTCGTGGGCGTAGATAGCTTGGAGCTTGTTGTCTGACTGCCACTCGCTGTCCAGAAACCCAAAGTGCTGCAGGACGATCTTTGCTCGTTCATCCTTGTTCCAGGCGTAGTCGAGTGCCATACGGAATGGAATACGTAGCGCGTCGAAGCCGTAATTGGTATCGAGGCCGGCCTGCGTGGCAGGCACGAATGCGCCAGTTTCGATATTCATCTTAATCCAGTTCGGTGGCAGTTTACTGCTGGTGGTGCTACCGAGTGTATCCTCGCTGAGTTGATTGAGCAGGTCATACGAATGATCGGCCAGCCCGGTCCAGTCATGGCTAGGGTCAACTTTTGCAAATAATTTATAGCTGGACGGTGCAAAATATGACGGATTGACGACGACTTCAGTTTCAGCGTTTTTCTCAAGGTCGTCGGCCGTCATGACAGGCTTGCCAGCTACCATTACGACCTCTTCATTCCAAATACTAGTGATGATTTGCTTGGCCTGGTAAAGATATTTTGCATCGTTCCAGCGACTGTAGGCCATCATGAGGCTCAGCGCAATGTCAGCGTCGGCATCAGATGCCGTGTTTTGACCACCAATATCAGTCAGAATACCGTATGATCCGTCCAACTTTTGACCATATTTCCAGGAAAACAGATTGTCCTGCGGCCGTTGCATATTGTTTTTAGTAAATTCCCAACTTTCATCAAACGTGGTCCGATCATCCTGCCAAACGGCCCGTAGCATCGTATAGCTCTGGCCCTCAGAAGTCGTAATATTGTTTTGTGACTTATCAATCGTCCTGTTTGAATTTGGCTCAATATTATTGACTTTATAATCAGCCCAGAGTTCGTTCAGCATAGCTTTCTCGGAGTAAACGATCGGTGCATCAGATCGTGTGGCATTATTATACTTCGTATACACAAGCGACGCTGACACAGTAAGGAGTAAGCCTACAATTGGAATAAGTAGTAATTTCTTGGAAGTGTTCATAATTTATAGCTTATTTCTTGGCAACAATCGGTTGAACTGAAAATGTTCGATTCTTGAAGTACAAAACGTATATGGTTAGAATACTGGCTAAACCAGTAAATATCAAACTAAACACCAATATTTGCGGTAGACCCATTGATTTGATGGCAGTATATACACCAGACTGGCGAATGGCGGTTGCAGGACCATAGGCAGGCACGTCGGTTGGACGAACATTGCTTGCGGATTGCATAAGTACCGGCGATTCATTTGACGTACCAGATACATTCAAGGCGCTTTGCGTCTGGATCATGTAGTTTTGGCGTGCAGGTTGCTGTGAAACAGCTACCTGTGCAGTCGAAGTGGGCCGTGAATTCTGCGACTGAACCGGCTGAACTGCGTTAGTAGCAGCCGCGACCGGTTGAGTAATTATCTGGGCTACAGGAGCGGACTGAACCGGACTTACTGGCACAAGCGGGTTGTTGCTACTTACGTGTTCTACGGGTAGCACATCGATCATCGGTGCAGCACCAACAGACTGTGGCAATATACTGGCAGTACCGGTATTTGTTGGTTCCGGCACCGTGACAGCTGGTAGCGCTGGAGCGACCGTAGCCGGTACTGGTACGTCGACAGCTGCAATTGGTGCCTGCTCTACTGTCTCGGCTACGACATTTTGGACAGTAGCGATCGGGCTGATTTGATTTAAATCTGCAAAGGCAGTTTGCGGATTAAGTCCACTGATGGCGACAGACAAGCCGACGACGACTGCAGCCAGCGATTGTCGCACGAAATGCATGTTGGAGCGTCTTCCAGACCGCAGTGAGCGGATCGAAGTGTTGGCCCGCAGTACAACTGAGGCTTTTGCCAGTTCAAAAGCAACATTTAATACTTTGACCTT contains:
- a CDS encoding RHS repeat-associated core domain-containing protein — protein: MARTIVKHPYRAIGSLMTLGLTVVAAVVLTTSQTGVQAIGPLVLGDLPYQTLQSRPLTDRVGIDVNVANGNLILKSEELKVASVGPDLNITRYYNNLGSGSGQVGMNGTLSIGGDITITANANGSATYQGPSGFRVTFLSNGAGGYTTPAAYTEAKLSVVTGGGWKLTFNKTGEFYIFNAAGKQIKHTDAAGLELTYAYNTNGTLASATDAQGKITTFTNYSGTNIGTITDPAGRTVNYTYTSGKLTGLTDTMGGVWKLFYFPNDYGLNQIDTPSGKTTTIVYNAASRVTKIKYADYTTAVAEYNYTYNTNNTVVSDPLSHNTTYSYDAGGRVIDIIDAVGESRGATWDANNNQTAIKDPSAQIKTATFDTLNNLTARQNPTTTGGVAGSKSTYEYNNTTHPHLPSKAIDSAGNTTTYTYNTNKSVTSEVKASASGAHMATTTYKYQGDSNGSGGIITCNGKNGQLCIMTDPRGNLTTYSYDTNGNLIQVVPPGPMGRTDYTYDNLARVKTVTDGVGSKVTIDYDNADRPTVATYAKDGSVVDYDYNADGTLIQRIDASGTTTYTHDVFNRVVYLGQPNRPGLNYTYDAAGNLLTEVGPAGTTTYTYDNANQLASINQSSNGATQTATFTDGRMTAMTLPGGITQTMTYDNAGRKTSIKAMKGATVLTHFTGSYTTTANKDSDLLQSETNNLLGRTSNYVYDGLNRLTAVNGVGAGANSYTYAYDANGNRTQHSKNGNYSSLYGFNVSNHIVTATGNPWGTFDTAGNQTWLGRGVNMGYNAKNQTTAFTPAGNPTITASYADVGQTDRTQIGADAQHNGILGLYSDVAGTNTRYYTHSTHGDGPVVGEVVNGAAYYFLTDLRGSIVKVTDINGTVQNTYDYDPYGTLLSSTGSVQNPWRYAGAYYDYQTQLYKMGARYYNSTDARWTQLDPSGVEYGYVYAGANPVNLIDPSGYAPCTYTARSDCLGTSELSSGFSFKSGGACSNADKLAADLSVAFITYASPISSLASLFVGGGYSAFSIYGGGFCK
- a CDS encoding glycerophosphodiester phosphodiesterase family protein, yielding MHIIAHRGASGYQPENTLAAFQKAISLGADIVELDVFVLRTGEVVVMHDDTVDRTTNGRGKIRDYSLEAVRKLDAGAGEKVPLLSEVFDLVHKRVRINIEMKGRGIARPVAELIAVYVDEKGWSDSQFIVSSSNYTELRRFAQLRPTVRIGTLFRGSPPYRRVLTNRDYGFSANLALANATAQSIREAHNRGLKVYVYTVNSKRDAQRLRSLKVDGVFTDYPDRILAAVA
- a CDS encoding FAD-dependent oxidoreductase, translated to MATSDKKGKITPRIVIIGGGATGTGIARDAAARGYDVVLVDGGELGSGTSGNFHGILHSGARYAVSDPAVAAECFQENQLLRRLIPSAITDTGGMFVALTDEEVAHSHAIMHACAQSGIEVKSLTLEQALHAEPHLSKSLKAAFTVPDGFIDGVELLRLNRIAAVEADMPATFLTNHVVTGFKKSHNSISSVILRDIGADTQELVACDYVVNAAGVWADRIAEMVGLEIPMIYDKGTMVMFEREYNKAVLNRCRPESDGDLLAPHAGQSIMGTTSRVIANPDNCEPTPEEISLLVREGVTMIPALKNAMIRFAYAGVRPLMDKHDTRNNRSSRSISRSYDVLDHAEQGIDNFVSIVGGKVTLSRRMAEAVVNLIDSKSSEQATVPR
- a CDS encoding GtrA family protein, coding for MNQKSKFAVIGVLNTLVDFGIYYAVFQATGSIVIANILGTSAALVFSFILNSRYTFQTRQWTVRNFALFIVVTLFGVWVLQTLAIYGFNHLLQPILSGQSALLGSYSEIVSTLLPKLLATGISLVWNYLWYSKVIFKAQNTEAHSNDTGTRKS
- a CDS encoding glycosyltransferase family 39 protein, which codes for MSKTNVATKRSKTQSNILKSPLRTQTDAPNRAAITTATDASASTSRWRRALDTMLTPAVIVGCMAGIAAIAYYFFMHLSLRLDESQSLWQSSHSLGGVLNVVARDVHVPLYHLILHFVITIFGGDVTTARLLSLGFFMATVPVIYLLSRHVLSRNWSLIVVLLFSFSPFLSWYGSEARMYTLLLFVTALNQLFYLRILKTGKGWFWYGLTAIIGAYSHYFFMFNLAAEALYYLYNRKQFKPGSFKKFIAVAVAVVLSLLPWLMYVYSLGSASGTRPQLPRPSTVDFFNVFSQIIFGFQSNTVNTLILSAWPVVMLIALVAVRRSRGLSSELKFIATVSILPVLLAYTISLVITPLFLSRYMATIVPPVLIMIVYLFSRYRQKYAAFVVALLFVTTIAGSAVQATSSGTPVKEDYRQAAMDINSSIQPQDVVVLSAPFTIYPFEYYYRGDAQIATLPNWNRSQAGSIPAFDRAKLPGQVAELNKNHRYIYLLLSQDQGYEDTIYQYYLTNFKQISRKTYSPGLTLYVYQVGYYTVPAVGSLESQEAL
- a CDS encoding glycosyltransferase; its protein translation is MTATIQKDQTAFLNGTADKKLIVLNAIMATIYFLAITFGFSHGNNVLFAGLIIGEIFHLFQVIGYCYTVWGSAPEPAFDPRFAKPVDVFITVCGEPVEIVRETARAAIAMDYPNFKVFLLNDGYVAKKDNWKEIDALADELGITSITRRTPGGAKAGNINNGLRETKSPYFVVFDADHVPYLSFLRETMGYFKDKRMGFVQTPQYYHNQKVNFVTQTAWDQQTLFFGPIMKGKNRTGSAFMCGTNMVVSREAILEAGGMCEFNIAEDFLTSLFIHAKGWHSRYVPKVLAEGLAPEDFLSYYKQQFRWTRGSLEVIFKYNPLFMRGLTFPQRIQYLVSASYYLSGVIVLIDMMIPLIFLYTGITAINTETMAVAMIFLPYIFLNLYTLQKSSNFTYTYAAIAFSLSSFYLQLRAIVGVLLNQKTAFAVTPKSQQQGNFSYLVIPHFIYIALTIVGIIVGIRREGFDASLIANLSWAVVTIIVFLPFIAASLPQNFVRNFFGLSLTKTNKPLSAGKIKS
- a CDS encoding glycosyl hydrolase family 8 — protein: MNTSKKLLLIPIVGLLLTVSASLVYTKYNNATRSDAPIVYSEKAMLNELWADYKVNNIEPNSNRTIDKSQNNITTSEGQSYTMLRAVWQDDRTTFDESWEFTKNNMQRPQDNLFSWKYGQKLDGSYGILTDIGGQNTASDADADIALSLMMAYSRWNDAKYLYQAKQIITSIWNEEVVMVAGKPVMTADDLEKNAETEVVVNPSYFAPSSYKLFAKVDPSHDWTGLADHSYDLLNQLSEDTLGSTTSSKLPPNWIKMNIETGAFVPATQAGLDTNYGFDALRIPFRMALDYAWNKDERAKIVLQHFGFLDSEWQSDNKLQAIYAHDGTVVGNYETPAMYGGSIGYFKLVQPEAAKEIYQQKLQTLYNPDTQKARTNLSYYDSNWAWFGIALMTDNLPNLALENY
- a CDS encoding glycosyltransferase yields the protein MRRIKYAAHMLLTCITMELPDMQHSPTISVIVPTLNEADNIVELCNRIHRNLTEAGLAYELLIIDDHSTDDTLSRAYTSDAKPWLRTLTKAGKPGKAYSLLEGFDEASAPLLLMIDADLQYPPEAIAPMYELLQSTNADVVVSERHTNDTSVLRKLSSKVFNFIFAQMLFGIRFDTQSGLKLFRKDILKNFELTPSPWSFDLEFLVKSLENHRRILSYPIPFSERQNGLTKVKVLNVAFELAKASVVLRANTSIRSLRSGRRSNMHFVRQSLAAVVVGLSVAISGLNPQTAFADLNQISPIATVQNVVAETVEQAPIAAVDVPVPATVAPALPAVTVPEPTNTGTASILPQSVGAAPMIDVLPVEHVSSNNPLVPVSPVQSAPVAQIITQPVAAATNAVQPVQSQNSRPTSTAQVAVSQQPARQNYMIQTQSALNVSGTSNESPVLMQSASNVRPTDVPAYGPATAIRQSGVYTAIKSMGLPQILVFSLIFTGLASILTIYVLYFKNRTFSVQPIVAKK